The Nicotiana tabacum cultivar K326 chromosome 1, ASM71507v2, whole genome shotgun sequence genome segment atgtcaccttcgatgacatggaatctAGTGTTTTGTATGGCCCCGGCTACGTTTACTAGCAAGATAATCTCTCCCTTtattgtttcgcttgccatgttgaagccatttaggACCCGGGACGCAGGTACAACCTAATCTTGCAGGCCGAGTTGTTCcatgaccctcgatctgattatgtttgttgagctacctggatccactaaaacacgtttaacttgaattttatttaataggatagaaattaccagggcgtcgttgtgaggctgagatatGCCTTCTGCTTCCTCTTCACAGAATGATAAGATGTCCTCGGGCACATAGCTCCGAGTCCGTTTTTctctggtgattgatactttggtgcgcttgaACACATGTCGTTGAGGAACATCGACTccgccaatgatcatgtggattacatgttgtggttcttcttgttcatttttcCTCGCATCTCTCTCTCTGAGGTGATTCTTAGCCCAATCATttaggaattctcgaagatggCCCTCATTGAACAAATGATCCACTTCTTCCCTTAGCTGTATGCAATCTTCTGTTCGatgaccatgtgtgccatgatacttgcacatcaaatttgggttctTTTGATAAGGATTAAGTCTGTAGTGGCTTGGGAcacttggtgtctttgattctcccaatagcTGAGACAATCCCTAATACATCTAtgctgaagttgtactctgataatcgAGGGGCCTGGGCAGGGTCGGTGTGCTTATCAAACCCGTTTTTATTCATGAGTCCCCGAGAACTTTGATCTCGATCTTTTCTTCGATCGCTCTGAGGAGTGTTGCGGCTCTGGCCACTGTTCCTTCGGTCGGCATATAGCTAATACCGTTCTTTGTTGAATCTTGATTCCCGATCTGTGTCCCTCGGGGGCTTAGCTACGAATCTGTTAGGATGAACTgaacccgagggggctcccaactggtcatcctcgaccctgatttttgattggtaacGATTGTGCACATCTGACTATGTCACAGttggatactcgatcaagttctgTTTCAATTGTTGAGACGCGAGCGAGCTCCTTTCATTCAAACCCTGCATAAAGGCTTGTACTGCCCActcatcggagactggtggtaattaCATTCTTTCCATCTGAAATCGGGACCCGAACTACTTTAGCATCTCGTCgttcctttgctttattttgaagACGTCCGATTTTCTCATGGACACCTTTATGGCCTCGGCGTTTGCTTTCACGAAGGCGTATGctagcatagcaaatgaatcaatagagttaggagctaagttgtgatacTAAATCATGGCTCCCTTTAATAATGTTTCCCCAAATATTTTCAACAAAACTGACTCGATTTCATCGTCATtcaagtcattccctttgatcCCGCAATCGTATGAAGTAATATGCTCGTTAGGGTCAGTTGTCCCATTATACTTGGGTATATCAGGCATGCGAAACTTTTTGGGAATGGGCAACGGGGCCGCACTTGGGGGGGAATGGTTTTTGTATGAACATTTTGGCGTCTAAACCTTTCAAAACTGGAGGTGCCCCCAGTATATTTTGGCGTCTAAACCTTTCAAAACTGGacgtgcccccggtatttggtcaacaCGGGAGTTGTAAGTTTCCATCTTCTTATCGTtgtcttcaattttcttttcctcgGACTCGATCCTCTTAGTAAGCTCTTCGAGCATCCTTATAATCGTGGGGTCAGTCCTCAAGCTACTTTCACCGGGCCTTTATAGTGCTGGCTCAGCACGCCGAGAATTTACTGGTTTAGTTGTATTTGGAGTTTTATTCTAACTCTGAAGCTAAGCGATGGCGATTTGCTGAGCTTGcaacatctcgaatatcacttggaggctgactACCCCTTCTTTCATTCCTTGTGTTCTTTAGCCACCGGACCGGGCTTCCCTGCATATATCTCCTTCGGGGTCCACGCCTAGATCTGCATTCAAAGCAATGTATGAACTAATATCAACAGGTTCCACATTTAGCACTTCCTCTGGGTTTATCGGTGGTACACCGAATTTTGCGTTGTTGTTTTCTCCAAGACCTTCGTTGTCATGAATGGGAGCGTtttgtgagctagacatgtttcagcctgagaatcaaaaaatcttgacaagaaaaagtgtaaaagcaACGTGTGTaatgaaaatcagtaaagaaataattactattatctttagccccacggtgggcgccaaactgtttatctcAAAAATATGAGTgaaaattaaatttgattagtggttttaaagatatgtgatttagttcaataccaattaataatcaaaaaatatgaagtagaaatgaagatagaagtgaatcaaaccaatgttacttagcagcagtgacctcgagcttagtgacctcgagGTGGCTTAGGGCAGTAAGAACAATTAAGTAGGAAAAgcaaagtaagaacaataaaaaggacaattctgatgaacagtaggcaaaaagtagagagtatattcttcACTCAATGATAAGAtgatgttacaaatgattggggtcccctttatataataggggaatccctaaataaggtatatttctatttacagtaaggaatattcttagtacaactgtctaaccgcctagtaagGAATCGTACAATCCTATTCCGGGATTTGCGCCATGATCTTTGGATGTGGCAGGAATCTAGCTAATTCTGTTACAAATCCATAACGGTACTATTTCGAGGTCGAGCATACTTGGCCTCGGTATTCCTCGAACTCCTATTTCCGGGCATTGCACTTTGTCTTCGAGCTCGAGTCTTATCCACCGGTCTCGAACTCGACCTCGCCCGGACTCGGACCTAGGACGGAACCTCGAGCCCATAAATCGGAGGCATATGATTTTAACTGTATACAATGAgctaataaataaaataactaaaatggTACATATAATAAGTTGGTTGATTTTCTCTTATTGTATGACCCAGAAAATCGAAAGCATTTTAGTCTGGACAAGCGACCACTGGATACCAATTATATCTCATTCAATCTAGCTATCTCCAGATTATTGATCCTTCAATTTGTCTTGCATCACATCATAATACCACTTATCTTTTATGGAAAATAATAAGAACCACTGGACTTATAATTGCGTAACAGACCAACTCTGAAAAATTGCTTCATGATCGGAAAAATACATAAGTTTCCGAAAGGGAAATTTTCGTTCTtataccatataggaaactatattatcaaatatgttcatagtttgcatattaccTTTCATGTTAATAGTATttctataaaatatatacaatgcattaaataaggaatcattgtagTTGTAGGATTCCTTATTTAGGCGCGCTAAAAAAGGGGAattaaatattcttccagatcTTTCACAACGCAAATCACGTACAATAACAATTATCGTCGGCTTCGTTACAAAATTTTTGTATTCTGTTTTTGCGATACACTCTGTTTCAACATTTTCTCTgatttcacaaataaaaaacgaccaaatcttctacaattcttcTGCAACAAACGCAATTATGGCGAAAATCCCAGTTATGCTACAactgaatgggaattgggatagctATGGGAGATTTAGAGAATTTCAGGTCGATGACATTGTAGTCGATGAGGATGCGAGTTATAGTCTATTGATTTCTACAATAGCACAGCAATTAATGATTGATACATcagaaaaaattatagaaatcaaatacattgtcaACGAGCATTGTCCTCCAATGGAAATTAGGAACGATATGGGTGTTCGTGTATACATGGagacgaaaaaggaaaacaaaaatttagGATCATATCCGCTATGTATAACTATTCGcgatttcaatatggaattgaGTATCACCAATGAGAACACAGCTGCAGGTGTGTGATGTTATTTTTTCTATGAAATTCTGGTACAATGTCAATAAACTATACTTTATCTACATTTTATctacaaataaaatacatatatatcaGTATGGATTACAgaatatctacaaaatttctacatttattctacaataaaactacatataatttgaaaaattaatatgaaatattGAATTTCAACCTTTCTACAAAtcatctacaaaatttctacaaactAGTCATGAcagtatttatatttattttcatgtAGGTTCGTCTGGAAtactaaagttacttgatatgccaacatctcctGTTATAAAGGAATATGAAAGTATAATAATAACAGATAGTACACCAAATTCTATTGAAGTTGGACAGGCATACCAAGACAAGGAAACAATTGCAACTGCAATGAAGCACTATTCTGTCATGCACAAGTTCCAATTCAGGGTTAAAAGATTTAGTGCTTAAAAGGTATGAACATATGAATAGTCAAAGAtcattattttttcaattttgtagtttatttgtaattttttacttCTTCAGTTTTTCCTTGTGataatgtttaacataattgtagTTGAATTGTAGTTATGTTGTATATAGATTGTATAATGTGACCGTTTAAGCTAAaacagttttttttctttttaaatctaaattttaaaccattgtttaaaatgtatttattttgtagctACTGGCTGATATGTATTGGTAAAAACTGTACATGGCACTTCAAGGCAACTAGCATaaatgattctgcaatgttcaagGTCAGAAATTTCGACAGCCAGCACACATACTCTTTAATGGACAATATATTCATACAACGCAAACCTACTGCCATGGTAGTTGGTAGCATGGTTATTCCAAAATATTCTGATCCTAAGATAATTTACACACAAAAAGACATACAATTTGACATGTTGTCTGAACACGGCGTGAATCTAATCTACATGCAAGcctggagagcaaaggaaaaggctTTACAGTTTTTGAGAGGTCATCCTGCTGACTCCTATAACAAATTGCCTAGTTATTTGTATATTCTAGAGAAGACTTATCCGGGGTCTGTAGTTAAATTGAAGAAGACATACGATGATTGCTTCTTCTATGTATTTGTTGCGATTTGTACGTCAATTAGTGGTTGGAAATATTGTAGGCTAGTTGTAGTAGTTGATGAAACCTTTTTAAAGTCAGCATACATGGGAATAATGCTAACAGCCAGTACAATGGATGCAGCAGGTACTGAAGTTTTATTGTAGAAATATTGTAGTTTGTATGTTTTTTGTAGTACTTGCAGATTAATTGTAGATATACTGTAGAAAAATTATAGTTTGTATATATATGTCTTCTTCTGCATTTTTCCTGCAGTCAATTAATTGCTTCTTGCCACATAATGTAGGTATCATATTACAATTGGCATATGTTGCTGTTGATTCAGAGAATGACGCATCATCGAAGTGATTTTTTGAGCAATTCAAACTCGCGTATGGTGAAAGACcaaatatgtgtgttgtttcgGATCAAAATGAGAGTATCTTGAAGGCAACATCTATTGTTTATCCTGGCATGCCACATTATTTttgcatgtggcatatttggacaaatatacGGGCAAAGTTCAAGAAGGGACATCTTAAGTTAAGTGAATTATACTTCGCCACGGCACTTTCATACACCattgatgaatttaatgaaaggatgTCAAAGATTGAGGAGATTGACCCCCGTGTTAAAGCATATTTATACGATATTGGCTATCATAGATGGTTTCGAGTACATGCTACGGTGAACAGAACTTGGACTATGACATCAAACATTACAAAGCCCTTGAATGCTGTAACAAAATATGCAAGAGAGCTGCCGATAGTAGAACTATTAGAGTATATGAGGACCCTTCTTGAACGTTGGACGAAAGAAAAGTTATTGAAAGCAAAGGGTACATTCACATACCTTGGGTACAAATTCAACAAAGAGTTGGATGACAACAGAACATTGTCGCACAAGCTTAAAGTAAGATCTGATTATttattgaatcaaattaatttaaacatgacaatgtatatattttgtatatagtttgattttaaccgtatatgaattatttttttgtttgtaaTGTACTCGTAGGTGAGGGGTTCAACAGACTACATCCATACAGTAATAGATGGTGTAAGGCGCTATATTGTTTGTCTTGAAAACAAGAGATGTAGTTGTGGGCAATTCCAGCTTGATGAACTACCTTGTCCACATGCTTTGACTGCTTTAAGACACAAGGATGAGTCTTTTGAACAATGTTGTTCTCCTTATTACACAAGGGCGAACCTCTTGCGTACTTATGAAATACCAGTAAATCTCCTGCCTGATGAAAGCAAATGGAATGTGCCACAACATAAAACTGAAGAAGTAGTAAATCCACCTAAAGGAGGGAAAAGGCAGCCAGGAAGACCtcaaaaagaaagatacaaaacaTATGATGAAATAAATTCAAAGAAGTACAAGGTTTCATGCGGCAACTGCAGAGGagaagggcataacaaaagatcttgcaagaatgcacccaaaaagaaataaaattttatgtAGTTAACAGAATATTTCATAAAATTTGTTGGTTAGTTCTGGATAACAGATTTTGATGTGTAATTGTTGGTGTTATCATAATGTAGTTAGTTAGTATTTTTCTGTATTGAGACAATACTATCATAGATTGATTTGTTTATGAATGGTTTCTATATATATAATCTAGAACTTTTTTACTATCTATGAAATCCTTTACATAGTTGTTAATGTGTTTTTGCAGTATATCTATAAtaaaactacaaaaaaaatacattatttgGAATTTACAGAGTATATACATTTTAAATCAGTAGAAAAGTAgttaaaaacttaaaatattGTAGATGAAGTATTGTTTacattcaaaaaataaatataaaagaaacaaaacacactTTTAAATATAatctacaaattatatacaaatacAACTACAAAAAATCTACAATATCTGTAGCTGACATAATAGGTAGATTAAAATTCAGGTAGAAAGAAGCTATATGGTGAAAATAATGTAGATGAGGTACTTTATACATTCAACAAATtgaatttaaaagaaacaaaatgttTAGTTACTGATTTTTACACATTATCTACAAAAAACCAACAAAATAACTACATATTTTTTCGTTGACAGAATAACTGTATAAAAATTCAGTTGAAAAGGATTTATATGCTATAAATTATTGAGAGTGGTCAAATGTAACCATTCCAAACACTAGAAGAGACGAGACGAGACACAGTTGCATATGAAAAAATAGAATCTAACTGATTCACTTACGTAGCTAAATACAGATACACTAAGAAAAAACAGAATAAATTGGAGTCTGGAGAGTGGAAAATTTACTCAATCAATTAACTCTATAAAAACAGATATACGTATCTATTTTCCGTGGCAATATACATGTTCCACTATTGTAGGACGAATCGTGTACATTGACACAACTTACTGACCCTGCAAAAATGCCAAAAGCTATATCACTGTAGAGAATTATAGAAGAGAATCAACACAACAGAGATGCCAATGATGATTGGAAATGCAGAGACCAAGTATAACGCTCCATATCCCTGCATGAAATTGTCCCTCGTCAGAACCAGCTCCAAAAGAAGCGGTAATGAGAGCAACATATCTGGCAATGTTTCACAATTACAAGTGCATAATCTTATTCAATTTTACTTAATAAGCACCTGATATCACTTCATTAAGCACATTTTCCACTAAACTGATAGTCGAGAAAATCTTCAAGAAATTGCTATATGATGGAGCTACATTACAAGGCATATGAAAAGATTTGAGGGCTGAAGCCAAAAAAAATTCTCATCTACCAGCTTAACTTGAATTTAGTCTAGGTTGCACGGACTCTTCATTTGTGGTGCCGCGCGGTGCCGCACTTGTGTCGACACGACAccgacactagtatgggtgtgggaAACATACCGAATCTGGCCAATCAACATTAGGTAATTTGACTACAAACTACTAAGAAATTAGAGATAAGATTTTGCATTTTGATTTCTCAAGACAAAAGCGACCGTAGATTTCTAGATGGCTACCTACAACTTGAGAACAAAAGATTGAGTTACCGCATTCAACAACCTACATGTAAGTTTTTCACATAATGTCTCATAATTTAGGCATATTATTATAGCTCTATTTTTAGATATAGCCAAATCCCACCACTTGTATATGTATACCTAGATCCGTaccccgaatcttaaaatttagatcatgaaggatccgacctctagatccacACCCGTATCCAATATGCACACCccagtccgagcaacttaggatTAAGCCATGACTTGAAAACTCTTTAAAAGAAGTGGGGACCTATTAGTTTTGACAGTTGTTCCAACAATAACATGTCAGATTGCTCCATTTAACATATTCCACGATGTTGTAAGCTAATTACCGGAAACAGTaagtgggattacactgggtatgttgtcGTTGTGTTGTAAGCTAATTACCGGAAACAGTACATAGCCTGCCTTATGAACAATCATAACAAAAGGGATAACCAGAGAAAATGTCTTAAGAATTATTTCGTCTACTAACCAAAGCTGGAGGAACATCTGGCTCATCACTCTCAGCTGACTCGTCAATCTCAGCTGCTGAATCCCAGTCAATCTTGAGCCGCTTAGCAGCCTCTTTTGGATCGATACCAGTGTCCGTGGCTTTTGCATACAGGGATCTGCCAGGCTTATTTTGCTTTGTAGCTTCAACCTAAATCCAACAAGAATGAGTATAACTACTAATTGGCTAAATGATGAAATTGGTGCCACTACAAAGACATCGCATTTCCAGAGGATGTAAAATCAAGGAGTCTCGTCCGAtttcaagaaatgaaaaagaaatcaaTATTATCTGCAAATGGAATTCTCCAGATCAAGTAAAAGCTTAATACATGAAAAAAATAGTACCGGTGTCTGAAAtttccaaaagaaagaaaagaacaaagaaatgtATACTACTCCTATTTAGAAAAGTTGCAGCAAATGGTTTGAGAAAGATAAAACTATCCTGAAATCTAAAGTTGAGGAGAAACTATCCAACCAATAAATCATTGTTACAAAAATTCAAATGCAATAAATTTTCCTTTTTATCAGAGTATCTGACTTTGAGCATGAAAGGTTATATTCAACACCATGGACTATAGATGGCTTAGAATTTGCCTGGTAATAGGCGTATCCGAACAAAGTATCCCTAACAACACCTCCATTGCCTGTTAGGAtgactttaattaagaaaaaactTGACTCTCGGGTCAAATTTATCAAGAATTTGAGATTTCGCTCTCCAAGAAGTTGACATCCctcttaaaagaaaaaaaaacattgaacTTCTTATCAGATGTAGTGTCATTTACTTTTAGCTAACTCTAATAATAAGGAGTCTAGATATAAGAAAAGTAGTAACTTTTTGATATTCTATGAATTTAAAATGCTAAGCAAGAGTCTTGAGTTATACTATTTAACAGTATACTATTGAgttatactatttttttttgtccTTCACCACTTCTTACCCCAATATTTAGTAAGTTTATCTGATTCTGTTCCTCGTGAACCAACATACTATACTAGAATGGTTTATGTCTGCATGAATGTGCTTCATGAAGCAGATATTGTGATTGTCAACCTAGTATTCAATGCAGTTGAATAAGATGAAGTTAAAATACCAGAACATTTACTGATGATTTTGAGTTATAATAAAACCTAGTCATGCATTAGTTGGTCCAATCAAGCTATGGGAGAAATCAAGTAACCTTATCAGAGCATTTATTTTCTCCTCCCCCggcctccccccccccccccccaaaaaaaaaataatttttttcctgcCCCGCTATGCAGAAACGCTAGCCCTATCACAAAATGGGAGCTGGATTATGTGCATTTACCATCATGTTTAATT includes the following:
- the LOC107817931 gene encoding uncharacterized protein LOC107817931; the protein is MCVVSDQNESILKATSIVYPGMPHYFCMWHIWTNIRAKFKKGHLKLSELYFATALSYTIDEFNERMSKIEEIDPRVKAYLYDIGYHRWFRVHATVNRTWTMTSNITKPLNAVTKYARELPIVELLEYMRTLLERWTKEKLLKAKGTFTYLGYKFNKELDDNRTLSHKLKVRGSTDYIHTVIDGVRRYIVCLENKRCSCGQFQLDELPCPHALTALRHKDESFEQCCSPYYTRANLLRTYEIPVNLLPDESKWNVPQHKTEEVVNPPKGGKRQPGRPQKERYKTYDEINSKKYKFWITDFDV